A single window of Solanum dulcamara chromosome 5, daSolDulc1.2, whole genome shotgun sequence DNA harbors:
- the LOC129890033 gene encoding xyloglucan-specific galacturonosyltransferase 1-like, giving the protein MAISVSKKKAKINKRVEHKESFIISSFLAKLLFRIPSIVTVLILIFLWSSSTTIISGKVVHVCISSRKLNDLYCISAGTEPNLDTAVSPLNGTSPSVYVDQKDTASKESSPSDTRIAIVDENSTLIDTISNVVDVSLQKSSPLDIPIPRVNDSVTSKDITSNVVDVSSPLDIPIPRVNDSSTSIDTISNVVDVSLQKSSPLDMPISHVNDGVTSIPSVKQESTITVDSFSGNKNVSFRNSMVKSGDEELMIAYNDVEDQLQVHRSWAATSKNNATCDGRGIYVYDLPRKFNKDLVAQCADINPWVNLCKYFSNDAMGEPIQNLGKGWYQTHQYSLELIFHSRVLNHPCRVHNADEAKLFYVPFYGGLDILRWHFKNVSNDVKDSLGVELVRWLESQKHWFQKSGNDHVFVLGKISWDFRRYSNTIWGSRFLELDEMQNPVKLLIERQPWQVNDIGIPHPTYFHPQSDNDIIAWQDRTIKSNRKSLVSFAGAARPDAPENIRSILINQCTSANDQECIFLNCNLGKCDQPESIIGLFMESEFCLQPPGDSPTRKSVFDSLISGCIPVIFDPFTAYYQYSWHLPEDHKKYSVFIDQEDVRRMKVNVVERLMQIPTKERENMRSYIIYELLPGLVYGDPKSKLEKYQDAFSITINNLFQRLNKLEL; this is encoded by the coding sequence ATGGCAATTTCTGTTTCAAAGAAGAAAGCTAAGATTAACAAAAGAGTTGAACATAAAGAAAGTTtcattatttcttcttttttagctAAACTTCTATTTAGGATTCCATCTATAGTCACTGTCTTGATTCTTATCTTCTTATGGTCTTCTTCTACTACCATTATTTCTGGTAAAGTAGTACATGTTTGCATCTCATCGCGTAAACTCAATGATCTTTATTGCATTTCTGCTGGCACTGAACCAAATCTTGACACCGCGGTTTCTCCTCTCAATGGTACTTCTCCTTCTGTTTATGTTGATCAAAAGGATACCGCATCAAAAGAATCTAGTCCTTCAGACACTCGAATAGCAATAGTCGATGAAAATTCCACATtaattgataccatctcaaaTGTTGTTGACGTTTCACTTCAAAAATCTAGTCCCCTTGACATCCCTATTCCGCGTGTCAATGATAGTGTCACATCAAAAGATATCACGTCAAATGTTGTTGATGTTTCTAGTCCTCTTGACATCCCAATTCCGCGTGTCAATGATAGTTCCACATCAATTGATACTATATCAAATGTGGTTGATGTTTCACTACAAAAATCTAGTCCTCTTGACATGCCAATTTCACATGTCAATGATGGTGTTACATCCATTCCTAGTGTGAAACAAGAAAGTACAATAACTGTTGATTCTTTTTCAGGAAACAAAAATGTTTCTTTCAGAAACAGTATGGTTAAAAGTGGTGATGAGGAACTAATGATAGCTTATAATGATGTGGAGGATCAATTGCAGGTGCATCGTTCATGGGCAGCAACGAGCAAAAATAATGCAACTTGCGATGGCAGGGGAATTTATGTGTATGATTTACCAAGAAAGTTCAACAAAGACTTGGTAGCTCAATGTGCAGATATAAATCCTTGGGTCAACCTCTGCAAGTACTTCAGCAACGATGCAATGGGCGAACCAATACAGAATCTTGGCAAAGGATGGTATCAGACACATCAGTATTCACTAGAGCTGATATTTCATTCGCGCGTTCTCAATCATCCTTGCAGAGTTCACAATGCAGATGAAGCAAAGCTGTTTTATGTGCCTTTTTATGGTGGACTTGATATTTTAAGATGGCATTTCAAGAATGTATCGAACGATGTCAAGGACTCGTTGGGAGTAGAACTTGTAAGATGGTTAGAGTCACAGAAGCATTGGTTTCAAAAATCAGGTAATGATCATGTCTTTGTTTTAGGGAAAATTTCTTGGGATTTCAGAAGATATAGCAATACCATATGGGgaagtaggttcttggaactaGATGAAATGCAGAATCCGGTTAAGCTCTTGATTGAACGACAACCATGGCAAGTTAACGACATAGGAATACCACATCCTACTTATTTCCATCCACAATCAGACAATGATATAATCGCGTGGCAGGACAGAACCATCAAGTCAAATCGAAAAAGCCTAGTGTCCTTTGCTGGTGCAGCAAGGCCTGATGCACCAGAAAACATAAGGTCAATCTTGATCAACCAATGCACATCAGCCAATGATCAAGAATGTATTTTCTTGAATTGCAATTTAGGCAAATGTGATCAGCCAGAGTCGATAATAGGACTCTTCATGGAATCTGAATTCTGTTTGCAGCCTCCAGGGGACAGTCCAACAAGAAAATCAGTTTTCGATTCGTTGATATCAGGTTGTATACCTGTGATCTTTGATCCCTTTACAGCATACTATCAATACTCATGGCATTTACCAGAAGATCATAAAAAGTACTCAGTTTTCATAGATCAAGAAGATGTGAGGAGAATGAAAGTCAATGTTGTGGAGAGGCTTATGCAAATTCCaacaaaagaaagagagaacatGAGAAGTTATATAATATATGAGTTGTTACCTGGATTAGTATATGGAGATCCAAAATCTAAGCTAGAGAAATATCAAGATGCATTTTCAATAACTATAAACAATTTGTTTCAAAGATTGAACAAATTGGAATTATGA
- the LOC129890034 gene encoding probable phosphopantothenoylcysteine decarboxylase → MEPVTSEMEPVQINGAPRRPRILLAASGSVAAIKFVNLCRCFSEWAEVKAVATKPSLHFIDKASLPKDAILYTDEEEWSTWKKIGDSVLHIELRRWADIMVIAPLSANTLGKIAGGLCDNLLTCIVRAWDYNKPLFVAPAMNTLMWNNPFTERHLMVIDELGISLIPPVSKRLACGDYGNGAMAEPSLIYSTVRLFYESRSQSGGINMA, encoded by the exons ATGGAGCCTGTGACTTCAGAGATGGAACCGGTTCAGATAAACGGTGCACCTAGGAGACCTCGTATTCTGCTTGCAGCGAGTGGAAGTGTGGCTGCTATTAAGTTTGTCAATCTATGTCGTTGTTTTTCTGAATGGGCAGAAGTTAAAGCAGTTGCAACAAAACCTTCTCTTCATTTCATAGACAAAGCTTCACTTCCGAAAGATGCCATTCTTTATACTGACGAGGAGGAATGGTCCACTTGGAAGAAGATTGGTGATAGTGTGCTACACATTGAGCTCCGCAGGTGGGCTGATATTATGGTTATTGCCCCTTTGTCAGCAAACACACTTGGGAAG ATTGCTGGTGGACTATGTGATAACTTGTTAACCTGCATCGTACGAGCATGGGACTACAATAAACCCCTTTTTGTGGCACCAGCCATGAATACATTGATGTGGAATAATCCATTCACAGAACGACACCTTATGGTAATTGATGAGCTTGGAATCTCTCTCATACCACCAGTTTCAAAGAGACTAGCTTGTGGAGATTATGGAAATGGAGCAATGGCTGAACCCTCTCTCATCTACTCAACTGTAAGACTCTTCTATGAGTCACGGTCACAATCAGGTGGCATCAACATGGCGTGA
- the LOC129890037 gene encoding xyloglucan-specific galacturonosyltransferase 1-like translates to MAISVSKKKAKINKRVEHKESFFFSSFLAKLRFRIPSIVIILTLIFLWSSSTTIISGKVVHVCISSRKLNDLYCISAGTEPNIDTAVSPLNGTSHSVFVDQKDTASKESSPSDTRIAIVDENSTLIDTISNVVDVSLQKSSPLDIPIPRVNDSVTSNDTTSNVVDVSSPLDIPIPRVNDSSTSIDTISNVVDVSLQKSSPLDIPISRVNDGVTIIPSVKQESTITVDSFSGNKNVSFRNSMVKSGDEELMIAYNDVEDQLQVHRSWAATSKNNATCDGRGIYVYDLPTKFNKDLVAQCADINPWVNLCKYFSNDAMGEPIQNLGKGWYQTHQYSLELIFHSRVLNHPCRVHNADEAKLFYVPFYGGLDILRWHFKNVSNDVKDSLGVELVRWLESQKHWFQKSGNDHVFALGKISWDFRRYSNTIWGSRFLELDEMQNPVKLLIERQPWQVNDIGIPHPTYFHPQSDNDIIAWQDRTIKSNRKSLVSFAGAARPDAPENIRSILINQCTSANDQECRFLNCNLGKCDQPESIIELFMESEFCLQPPGDSPTRKSVFDSLISGCIPVIFDPFTAYYQYSWHLPEDHKKYSVFIDQEDVRRMKVNVVERLMQIPTKERENMRSYIIYELLPGLVYGDPKSKLEKYQDAFSITINNLFQRLNKLEL, encoded by the coding sequence ATGGCAATTTCTGTTTCAAAGAAGAAAGCTAAGATTAACAAAAGAGTTGAACATAAAGaaagtttctttttttcttcttttttagctAAACTTCGATTTAGGATTCCATCTATAGTCATTATCTTGACTCTTATCTTCTTATGGTCTTCTTCTACTACCATTATTTCTGGTAAAGTAGTACATGTTTGCATCTCATCGCGTAAACTCAATGATCTTTATTGCATTTCTGCTGGCACTGAACCAAATATTGACACCGCGGTTTCTCCTCTCAATGGTACTTCTCATTCTGTTTTTGTTGATCAAAAGGATACCGCGTCAAAAGAATCTAGTCCTTCAGACACCCGAATAGCAATAGTCGATGAAAATTCCACATtaattgataccatctcaaaTGTTGTTGATGTTTCACTACAAAAATCTAGTCCTCTTGACATCCCTATTCCGCGTGTCAATGATAGTGTCACATCAAATGATACCACGTCAAATGTTGTTGATGTTTCTAGTCCTCTTGACATCCCAATTCCGCGTGTCAATGATAGTTCCACATCAATTGATACTATATCAAATGTGGTTGATGTTTCACTACAAAAATCTAGTCCTCTTGACATCCCAATTTCGCGTGTCAATGATGGTGTTACAATCATTCCTAGTGTGAAACAAGAAAGTACAATAACTGTTGATTCTTTTTCAGGAAACAAAAATGTTTCTTTCAGAAACAGTATGGTTAAAAGTGGTGATGAGGAACTAATGATAGCTTATAATGATGTGGAGGATCAATTACAGGTGCATCGTTCATGGGCAGCAACGAGCAAAAATAATGCAACTTGCGATGGCAGGGGAATTTATGTGTATGATTTACCAACAAAGTTCAACAAAGACTTGGTAGCTCAATGTGCAGATATAAATCCTTGGGTCAACCTCTGCAAGTACTTCAGCAACGATGCAATGGGCGAACCAATACAGAATCTTGGCAAAGGATGGTATCAGACACATCAGTATTCACTAGAGCTGATATTTCATTCGCGCGTTCTCAATCATCCTTGCAGAGTTCACAATGCAGATGAAGCAAAGCTGTTTTATGTGCCCTTTTATGGTGGACTTGATATTTTAAGATGGCATTTCAAGAATGTATCGAACGATGTCAAGGACTCGTTGGGAGTAGAACTTGTAAGATGGTTAGAGTCACAGAAGCATTGGTTTCAAAAATCAGGTAATGATCATGTCTTTGCTTTAGGGAAAATTTCTTGGGATTTCAGAAGATATAGCAATACCATATGGGgaagtaggttcttggaactaGACGAAATGCAGAATCCGGTTAAGCTCTTGATTGAACGACAACCATGGCAAGTTAACGACATAGGAATACCACATCCTACTTATTTCCATCCACAATCAGACAATGATATAATCGCGTGGCAGGACAGAACCATCAAGTCAAATCGAAAAAGCCTAGTGTCCTTTGCTGGTGCAGCAAGGCCTGATGCACCAGAAAACATAAGGTCAATCTTGATCAACCAATGCACATCAGCCAATGATCAAGAATGTAGATTCTTGAATTGCAATTTAGGCAAATGTGATCAGCCCGAGTCGATAATAGAACTCTTCATGGAATCTGAATTCTGTTTGCAGCCTCCAGGGGACAGTCCAACAAGAAAATCAGTTTTCGATTCGTTGATATCAGGTTGTATACCTGTGATCTTTGATCCCTTTACAGCATACTATCAATACTCATGGCATTTACCAGAAGATCATAAAAAGTACTCAGTTTTCATAGATCAAGAAGATGTGAGGAGAATGAAAGTCAATGTTGTGGAGAGGCTTATGCAAATTCCaacaaaagaaagagagaacatGAGAAGTTATATAATATATGAGTTGTTACCTGGATTAGTATATGGAGATCCAAAATCTAAGCTAGAGAAATATCAAGATGCATTTTCAATAACTATAAACAATTTGTTTCAAAGATTGAACAAATTGGAATTATGA